Proteins from a genomic interval of Maylandia zebra isolate NMK-2024a linkage group LG15, Mzebra_GT3a, whole genome shotgun sequence:
- the ttbk2b gene encoding tau-tubulin kinase 2b: MSGAGEHTDILSVGDVVRDRWKVARKIGGGGFGEIYEVLDQLSQATVALKVESAQQPKQVLKMEVAVLKKLQGKDHVCRFVGCGRNDRFNYVVMELQGRNLADLRRTMTRGTFSVSTTLRLGKQILEAIESIHSVGFLHRDIKPSNFAMGRLASTCRCCYMLDFGLARQFTNSSQEVRPPRPVAGFRGTVRYASINAHKNKEMGRHDDLWSLFYMLVEFMVGQLPWRKIKDKEQVGNLKETYDHRLMLKHLPSEFSTFLEHIMTLDYYTKPDYQLLMSVFENAMKSHNVLENDPYDWEKCDSEDMLTITAAATTAQQLTRLTPAYLGMANASVLPGELQRENTEDVLQGERLSDADNCPPIPTPTTPGADVWEEMDRNKNHKHAQPMIRKVVSEDEHSQNQGNQSPNTGSMQSSPRRVRSETMFLERAAPLLRRMRHSQSLAFEKRLGPEPKPTIERFLEAYLGKQRPVLSHVGEKSIPEKGPEQQMSSCNEERSGTATPDPEEAAASSGFVAVNFSPVPQEGDSQEWVMLELEQGSGGSKPAAEASHEGKPGSHIAADTENHSSERQDGQSTGVPSSPVLSQMAMPGTWLLGHRRLPGMLGQMPSVIMGRSQMEQSSSCAPQSPVQERSDAIPLEAPCAKSEEGKLDLAPVPSLAKGPTAHLANDRDPESDSGLPDRSSEPNQQPQADTVGGAVESTVTVSSSPPPALLKRRDSPSSPRLSRIPVRDPSNPLDSPSRDLNIEKRNRWSSPIPGSPTHSPSPSLSCDNLPSALPRDRLSSDRGSRSDCAGEDPLSLSLSSCSKSKIPRPVSATFVPEQLTSRFLPRPPPGKPPIRPCVDNRRRRLRVRASSTSDADFLASLTQLMQDRSGMLFSPPPCPRSSSSSLQRSLSSSPSRELRDGGALQGRSRSPSSLSGSPPRHAHPPDRSGGLGQWSHGSRGRGSIYEGKGSGKVT; this comes from the exons GCAAGGACCACGTGTGTCGCTTTGTGGGCTGTGGTAGGAATGATCGCTTCAACTATGTGGTGATGGAACTCCAG GGAAGGAACCTTGCAGATTTGCGCAGAACGATGACCCGCGGCACCTTTTCCGTCTCCACAACTTTAAGACTTGGCAAGCAGATTTTAGAGGCCATTGAAAGCATCCATTCTGTCGGCTTCTTGCACCGTGACATTAAACCA TCAAACTTTGCGATGGGAAGACTAGCCAGCACCTGCAGGTGCTGCTACATGCTCGATTTTGGTTTGGCCCGTCAGTTCACCAACTCCAGCCAGGAAGTCCGTCCA CCTCGTCCCGTGGCAGGCTTCAGAGGAACTGTGCGATACGCTTCAATCAATGCTCACAAGAATAAG GAAATGGGTCGTCACGATGACCTGTGGTCGCTCTTCTACATGCTGGTAGAATTTATGGTTGGTCAGCTTCCCTGGAGAAAAATTAAGGACAAA GAGCAAGTAGGAAATCTAAAAGAGACATACGATCATCGACTCATGCTGAAGCACCTTCCCTCAGAGTTTAGTACCTTCTTGGAGCACATCATGACCTTGGACTATTACACTAAGCCTGACTATCAG CTCCTGATGTCTGTGTTCGAGAATGCCATGAAGAGCCACAACGTGCTGGAGAATGACCCCTATGACTGGGAGAAATGTGATTCAGAGGATATGCTGACCATCACTGCCGCAGCAACCACTGCTCAGCAGCTCACCCGCCTCACGCCAGCATacttagg catggcCAATGCTTCAGTGCTGCCAGGCGAGCTGCAGAGGGAGAACACTGAGGATGTCCTGCAAGGGGAGCGCCTCAGTGACGCTGACAACTGCCCCCCGATACCCACGCCGACCACCCCTGGTGCAGACGTATGGGAAGAGATGGACCGTAACAAAAACCATAAACACGCTCAGCCAATGATCAGGAAG gttGTGAGTGAGGATGAACACAGTCAGAACCAGGGAAACCAAAGTCCAAACACCGGCTCCATGCAGAGCTCACCTAGACGGGTGCGTTCAGAGACAATGTTTTTGGAACGGGCTGCACCGTTGCTCCGGAGGATGAGACACAGCCAGAGCTTGGCTTTTGAAAAGAGGCTCGGACCAGAACCCAAGCCCACCATTGAGCGATTCCTTGAGGCCTA CCTGGGCAAACAGCGGCCTGTCCTTTCTCACGTTGGAGAAAAGTCAATTCCTGAAAAAGGCCCTGAGCAGCAGATGTCTTCCTGCAATGAAGAGCGCTCTGGCACAGCAACCCCCGACCCAGAGGAAGCCGCAGCAAGCAGCGGCTTTGTTGCTGTAAACTTTAGTCCTGTGCCTCAAGAGGGAGACTCTCAGGAGTGGGTGATGCTGGAGCTAGAGCAAGGATCTGGAGGAAGCAAGCCAGCAGCAGAAGCATCACACGAGGGCAAGCCTGGGTCTCACATTGCTGCTGACACGGAGAACCACTCGTCCGAGCGGCAGGATGGCCAGTCCACCGGTGTGCCCAGCAGCCCTGTGCTGTCACAGATGGCCATGCCTGGCACGTGGTTACTGGGACACAGAAGGCTGCCGGGCATGCTGGGACAAATGCCTTCAGTCATTATGGGAAGGTCCCAGATGGAGCAG TCCTCCAGCTGTGCGCCACAATCACCTGTACAGGAGAGGAGTGATGCAATACCTCTAGAGGCACCATGTGCTAAATCTGAGGAAGGGAAGTTGGACTTGGCTCCTGTCCCAAGCCTTGCCAAAGGCCCCACAGCTCATCTGGCCAACGACAGAGACCCAGAGAGCGATTCTGGTCTGCCCGATCGCTCATCGGAGCCGAATCAGCAGCCTCAAGCCGATACCGTGGGCGGTGCTGTGGAGAGCACAGTCACCGTgtcctcctcgccgcctcctgcTCTGCTCAAACGAAGGGACTCTCCCTCATCGCCAAGGTTGAGTCGAATCCCTGTCCGAGATCCCAGCAACCCCCTGGACTCTCCGAGCAGGGACTTGAACATAGAGAAGCGTAACCGCTGGAGCAGTCCCATCCCTGGCTCCCCCACCCACTCaccctctccatctctgtcctGTGACAACCTCCCCTCCGCCCTGCCCAGAGACAGGCTCTCCTCAGACCGAGGCTCCAGATCCGACTGTGCAGGAGAAGACCCTCTCTCGCTGTCCTTGTCATCATGCAGTAAAAGTAAAATCCCACGTCCTGTGAGTGCCACGTTTGTGCCGGAGCAACTCACTAGCAGGTTTCTGCCCCGGCCACCTCCTGGGAAACCGCCCATCCGCCCATGTGTAGACAACAG acGGCGGCGGTTAAGGGTGCGTGCCAGCAGCACCAGCGACGCAGACTTCCTGGCGAGCCTGACCCAGCTGATGCAGGACCGCAGCGGGATGCTCTTCAGCCCGCCTCCTTGCCCTCGCAGCTCATCTTCCTCCCTACAGCGTTCGCTCAGCTCCTCCCCGTCCCGGGAGCTCCGCGACGGCGGGGCACTGCAGGGCCGTAGCCGCTCTCCGTCTAGCTTATCTGGCTCCCCTCCTCGGCACGCTCACCCTCCGGACAGGTCTGGCGGGCTGGGTCAGTGGAGCCACGGCTCCAGAGGAAGGGGTTCGATCTACGAGGGTAAAGGCTCCGGCAAAGTGACTTGA